The DNA window CTATGGCCACTGCTGCGCGGGCTCGGCCAGTAGGGTCAGCCAGCACTGGTGGGCGGGCCTGGAGCGCCTGGGCCAACTGGTCGATCCGACTCATGGCAAGGCGCGCAGACTAGAACACCCGGGACAGAAAGCGTACCGTGCGGTCAAAGACGAGCTCGAGCGCGGCCGGCGCACCCAGATATGGATGGACGGCGCCGAACGTGTGGTTGGCCCCCTGGACATTGAATCGCTCGACGGTCGACCGGCCCTCGGCCGCCCGGGCCAGGCGATCCGCTTCCTCGATGGGGACCGTCGGATCAGCATCGCCGTGGACCAGGAGCCAGGGGACCGTGACTCGGGCCGCTGCCGCCTCAATGTCGAGGGACCCGCCGGCGTTGGCCTCGATATCCTCCAGCGCCTCCAGAAAGATCGGCGACGTCACACCGGTCCGGGTGTTGAGCACGTCGATCTGGCCGCGTTCGCGCCACCTGGCCATGTCGGCCGGCGACCATCGCCTTACGCTGGCAATGGCGGCCCAGGTAACCAGCGCGCTGATGCGTTCGAGCCGCGCAGCCGCGAGGATGGCCGCGCCGCCGCCGCGCGAGTGGCCGAGCAGCGCGACCTGCGTGGGCGGCGCCAGCGACAACCCGCCGCGGTCGAGAGCTTCGAGCACCCGATCGATGTCGTACTGTTCGGCCGAGAACGAGTTATGACCGAATCGGTCGGGCCAGGCAAAGTCGCCGTTGTCATCGTACCCCGAGCCGCTCAGATTGACCGACACGGCCGAGAAGCCGGCTCGGGCCAGTCGTTCGGCAAAGAACGGAAAAGAGCCCCAGTCCTTGAAGCCTTTGAAGCCATGGACGATAATTACAGCAGGACCGGGCGCCTCGCGTTCGGTGGAGCGCACATCGATGAGAAGGTCGCCCAGGGCGCCGGGCACCACACTTTTGGTCAGGATCGGAGTTGCCATCGACATAATGTGTCCGGAGTGGTAATGCATCGCCAGTGATCGTCAGCACGCTGAACGCCGTCTGTCCGGGTCGGTTCGGCCTCACGCTTCAAACGGGAGACTCGCCCACTGCGCGCATCCCATCCTACCCTGGTCGCCGCGAGCCGAGCTATCATCGAGCAGCGCGACGCAATGGTTTCGCGGTGGATCACCTGGCTGGGTGATCGTGCCACCTGGACATCCGCCACTTCGCGCGAAGCCGTCGAAGTGGAGTTTGCCCTGATCCTCGATGTCTTCGGCGCCATGGTTGGCCCGCTTCGCCGTGAGGTTCGCCCACTCTGGACCAGGGTGACCGAGCGCTATGGCCGTCACGCGGCCGCGCGCGGACTTGCGGCCGGCGAGGTCGTCGAAGAGTTGCAGTACCTGCGTGAGCTCCTGATTCGCTATCTCGCTCCGGCCATTGCCGCGCTGCGGCCGCGTCAGGGCATGGCGCTCCTGCTGCGGCTCAACCGCCTGGTCGACAAAGGTGTCGCGCATGCGGTGGTGGGTTACACCGACGCGATGGTTGCCACCCTGATTCCCGGACCCGACGGCGATGGCGCCGACTCGGTGCCGGACGCCGATCGCCTGGGCAGCGTGAGCGCGCTCCGGCGTGAACTCGAGGAGATCGTCAAGCCGTTTGCCCGCGTCGAGGCATAGAAACGCTCCGCCTCGCAGTTCTTCGGTTGTCCCACTCCAACTCATCGGTCCTAGTGTGAAGCGTCCCGCTTCGCACTAGGACCTTGTGACTCTGATCGACACGCTGGAATCGATAGCCAGGCTCGAAGACCTGCCGGGCCTGGCGCTGGAGCTGCGATTCGATCCGACCTGGCATGAAATCGGTCCTGCCAGCTTCGGATTGGACGACACCTCCGTTCCCCGCCTCGCCCTGGTGGGTCGTCAGGGCGGTCTGCAGCTGATCGCTGCGCAGTCCGGCCAGCCCGAAGCAGCGGTACAACGGCTGGCCAGGTCCACGTCGCAGCGCGGTCTG is part of the Gemmatimonadales bacterium genome and encodes:
- a CDS encoding alpha/beta fold hydrolase: MATPILTKSVVPGALGDLLIDVRSTEREAPGPAVIIVHGFKGFKDWGSFPFFAERLARAGFSAVSVNLSGSGYDDNGDFAWPDRFGHNSFSAEQYDIDRVLEALDRGGLSLAPPTQVALLGHSRGGGAAILAAARLERISALVTWAAIASVRRWSPADMARWRERGQIDVLNTRTGVTSPIFLEALEDIEANAGGSLDIEAAAARVTVPWLLVHGDADPTVPIEEADRLARAAEGRSTVERFNVQGANHTFGAVHPYLGAPAALELVFDRTVRFLSRVF